DNA sequence from the Chloroflexota bacterium genome:
ACTGAAGTCCCCGCCTACAGTCACGCCGTCGCTGCGCGACGGCCGTCGGGCCCGGCCGGGGCTGGCGAGCCTGGAGCGTCGCGCAGCGACTGCAGGATGGTAGGCGGGGCTTTCAAGCCCCGACGCGGCGGCACGACGACATCAACATACGATTGCGCTGGTAGCAGCATCAGGGCGATTGCATGTTCATTGGTGCCCCCGAAGCATCATGGAACGGTCGGTCGGGGGTTGAAACCCCCGTCTACAGTCACACCGTCGCTGCGCGACGGCCGTCGGGAACGGCAGGCACTGGAGCGACTGGCGCGTCGCGCAGCGACTGCAGGATGGTAGGCGGGGCTTTCAAGCCCCGACGAGGCGGCACGACGACATCAACATGCAATCGCCATGGAACGTCGCTGGGGCCGCGCTCGTGTCCCACTCGATTTGCCGAAGTGCAAGACCGCCAGTATACTCACTCTCTTGGCGCCGCTCGGCGCCGGGAGGCTTCTCATGAGCAATTTCGAACTACGGGCCGAGCCGCGCTCCGTCGTCGGGAAGAAGGTTCGTTTCCTTCGCCGGCAGGGTGTGGTCCCGGCAAACGTCTACGGTCAGTCAGCTTCCACCCCGGTGCAGGTCGGCGCCAAGGATGTCGAGCAGACGATCCGCCGGGCTGGCCGCACCCATCTGGTGTCCCTGTCTGTGGGCAGCGAGAAGACGACCGTCCTGGTCAAGGACTGGCAGCGCCACCCCTACAAGGGTGAGTTGTTGCATGTGGACTTTGTCCGCGTGGCGATGAACCAGACGATGCGTATCGACGTGCCGGTGCGGCTGGTGGGCGAGGCCCCGGCCGTGAAGACGCTGGGCGGCATGGCGCTCCAGTCGCACGCGACGGTCAACGTCGAGTGCCTGCCGGCCGATCTGCCGGAGGCCATCGAGGTGGACATCACCGGGCTGGCCGAGATCGACGCCAGCATCTACGTTCGCGACCTGACCGCTCCGCAGGGCGTCACGATTCTCACCGACGGCGACGACCTCGTCGTCAAGATCATGGCCCCGACCGTCGAGGTCGAGGAGGCCGCCGAGGCTCCCGTCACCGCCGAGATCGGAGAGGGCGCTGAGGCCGAGGGCGAGTCCGAGTAGAGCCCCAGCCGGCGGGCCGACGCGGCTCGCCAACACTCCAGGAACGCGACAAGCCCCGCGTCAACTGACGCGGGGCTTGTCTGTGTCTCTCATTCCCCGGTGCCCGCCCATCACGTTCGGCGTGGCAGAGTACTACCGGCCGGATTGAGGCCGCAGGGCCAGCCCGAGATCCCGAAGCTGCGTCTCCTCGACGGGCGACGGCGCGCCCATCATCAGGTCCGCGGCGCTCTGGTTCTTCGGGAAGGCGATCACCTCGCGGATGCTGCGCTCGCGGGCCAGCAGCATCACCAGCCGGTCGATACCGGGCGCGATGCCGCCGTGCGGCGGCGCGCCAAGCTCGAACGCGCGGAGCATGTGCCCGAACCGCGTCTCGATCTGCTCGGCGTTGAGACCGAGCGCCCGGAAGACCGCCTGCTGGATGTCCTGGCGGTGGATCCGGATGCTGCCGCTCGCCAGCTCGAAGCCGTTCGCGATCAGGTCGTACGCCTTGGCGCGGACCCGCAGCGGATCCGACTCGATGAAGGGGATGTCCTCTTCCCAGGGCATCGTGAACGGATGGTGGACGAACGTCACGCCGCCGTTGTCGTCCGCCTCGAAGTAGGGGAACTCGGTGATAAAGCCGTAGGCCATCCGCGACTCGTCGATCAGCCCGAGGCGCGCGCCAAGCTCGTTGCGCAGCCGACCGAGCACGTTGCAGGCCATCGCGTAGTCGCCGGCCACCACCAGGAGCAGGTCGCCATCGCCGATCTTGCCAGCCGCCCGGATGGCGTCGATCTCGCCCTCACCCAGGTTGCGGGCGAACGACGAGCGGACCCCGTCTGCGCTGAAGGCGGCCCAGGCCAGCCCGCCCGCGCCGAACGACTTCGCCATCTCCTCCAGCTCGGAAAGCTGCCGCCGGCTGAAGCCGGCCGCGCCCGGCGCGACGATGGCGCGCACCACGCCCCCGCCCTCGACCGCCGACCGGAACACGCCGAAGCTGCTGCCCCGCGCGATGTCCGAGAGATCGACGATCTCCATGCCGAAGCGGAGATCGGGCTTGTCGTCGCCGTAGCGGTCCATCGCCTGCCGGTAGGTCAGACGGGTGAACGGCTTGTCGACCGTGAAATCGGTCAGCGACGCGGTCAGGCTGGTGAACAAGCGCTCGATCACGTCGAGGATGTCATCCTGATCGACGAAGCTCATCTCCAGGTCGAGCTGGGTGAACTCTGGCTGCCGATCGGCGCGAAGGTCTTCGTCGCGGAAACAGCGGGCGACCTGGAAGTAGCGGTCCACGCCAGCGACCATCAGCAGCTGCTTGAGCTGCTGGGGCGACTGCGGCAGCGCGTAGAACTCGCCCGGCCGCAGGCGGCTCGGCACGAGGTAGTCGCGCGCGCCTTCCGGCGTACTCTTCATCAGGACCGGCGTCTCGACTTCGAGGAAGCCCTCAGCGTCCAGGAAATCGCGGATGTGCTTGACGACCTTGTGCCGCAGCACGAGGTTCTGCGCCATCTTCGGACGGCGGAGGTCGAGGTAGCGGTAGCGAAGGCGAACCTGCTCGTCCACATCGCTGTCGTCGGCCACCGAGAACGGCAGCGGCTGCGATGGATTGAGGACCGTCAGACGGTCGGCCAGGATCTCGATCTCGCCGGTTGCCAGACTCGGGTTCTCCGTGCCCGGTGGACGACGGCTGACCTCGCCTTCGACCTCGAGGACGTACTCGGCGCGGCACTCGCTGGCGAGCGCGTGCGCCTCGGCTGCACGATCCGGGTTGAACACGAGCTGCACCAGGCCAGACCGATCCCGCAGGTCGCTGAAGATCAACCCGCCATGATCGCGGCTCCGATGAAGCCAACCCTGGAGAAGGACCCGGCGACCGACGTCGGCCGCGCTGACCTGACCGCATGTATGTGTTCTTCGCACGCCGGCATTATATCCGCTGCCTGTGCGCCGCCCGAGCCGCCGACGGAGTATGTCCTCCTGGCAGCCCGAGCAACCTGATCCGAGAACGCTGGCAGCGCGCGGCCCGATCCGTGCATCCTCAGGCAGTATGCCGCTGCCTGCAAACGCTGCCACCCTCGTCGATCTGCTGGTGCTGATTGTGGTCGGCGTCTACGTGCTGGAGGACGTCCGCTTCGGCTTCCTGCACGGGCTGGTGGAGCTGGCAGGGCTGCTGGTGGCGTTGCTGGCCGCGCTGCTGCTCTACCCTGCTGCGTCTGGCTGGCTGGTCGAGCAGTTCGGGCTGGGGTACGGTCTCGCCAAGCCGCTCGGCTTTGGGCTGGTCTGGACCGTGACCGGCTTCGTCTACGGCCTGACCGTCCGCCGGGTCGCCGCGTCCTCGGTGCGGGACATCGGCGGCTCGACGGCCGGACGGGCGCTCGGCCTCGTCACCGGGCTGATGCGCGGTGTCCTGGTCGGCATGCTCACGCTGTCGATCGTCTCGGCGCTGCCACTGCCCGACCCGATCACCGACGCCGTGCGGGACTCACAGCTCGGCTCGCGGCTGGCGGCCCGGGCCGAGAACGTGCAGCGGGCGCTCGGCGGCGTGGTCGGGGACGCCGTGCAGGAGTCCATCGCGATCCTGACCGTGCGGCCAGAGTCATCCGAGCGGGTGTCGCTCTCGTTCAAGGTGGCCGAGCCGCGCATCGACCCCGACGCCGAGGCCCAGATGCTGGCGCTGCTCAACCGCGCCCGCGCCGAGAACGGGCTGGAACCGGTCGTGCTGGACCCGACCATCCGTGAGGTCGCGCGGGGCTACTCGGTGACGATGTTTCAGCAGGGCTACTTCGCGCACGTGGGCACGGACGGCTCATCGCCCTTCGACCGGATGCGGGCCGGCGGGGTCAGCTTCCGGGCAGCAGGGGAGAACCTGGCGCTCGCGCCGACGGTCCAGGTGGCCCACGACGGCCTGATGAACAGCCCCGGCCACCGCGCGAACATCCTGAACGGTCGGTACAAGCGCATCGGCATCGGCGTGGCGGACGGCGGCATGCACGGCAAGATGTTCACCCAGAACTTCGCCGACTGACACAGCCCGCGCTAGCGATCTTTCGAGACGTCAAGCTCCTCCGCTGATGGAGGCTCGAAGATCCGCACCCACTCCATGAGATTTGATTCGGGAATCGAGAACGTGCTCTCGGGAGCCGCCGCATTCCTCGACCTGAGTCGTTCCAACAACTCGTCCTCCGAGGCAGAGGCGAAGTGCAGCTCGAAGTCGACCCCGAGCGCTCTGGCCCGGGACCGGAACTCCTCTCGTTGACTGCGGACCCAGCATCCGAAATCCAGGATGACATCCACCCCGAGCACCAGAACTCGCGCTGCCACGTCCCACATGAGCGCTTCCACCGCATCATGTCGTGCGTCATGCTCGGCTTCGTCGGACTCCGACATGCCGTCGCCGTAGTCATGCCCGAAAAGCCTGATGTGCCATTCGTCGGGAGTCAGCCGAAGCGCGGAGTATCTCGCCTCAAGCTGCCGAGCCAGCGTGGTCTTGCCGCTACACGGCAAACCGACCATCAGATGAAGTGTCGCCACGCGCTTCCACCCCATTCCACCGGATCTCTTGAGCCTCGCAAGCACACCTGAGTGCCACACCCGGCCGCTGCCAGGACGCTCTATCCCCGATCATGACGCCGGCGACCACGACGCCGTTCGTCTGCCTCCGGCGGGCTGTTTCGGCGCGGTCCCGCTCCGGCGTGTCACACTCTCTCTGTGAGCCAGGAACCCGCCCCTGAATCCCAGCGCCTGTCACCCGACGCCTCGGCCGGGCTGTACGTCCATTTTCCGTACTGCGTCTCGATCTGCAACTACTGCGACTTCGACCGGCAGGCGACGGGCTTCTCCGCGATCCCGCGCTACGTCCTGGCCGTGGCGCAGGAGATCCGCGCTCAGCGGCGACGGCCCGTCCACTCGGTCTTCTTCGGCGGCGGCACGCCCAGCCTGATGATGCCCGAGCAGTGTGCCACGATCCTGACGGCCGCCGCCGAGACGTTCGACCTGACCCCCGCGTGCGAGATCACCCTGGAGGCCAATCCCGGCGAGTGTACCGTCGAGCGGCTGAGCGGGTTCCGTGAGGTCGGCGTCAACCGCCTGAGCATCGGCGTGCAGAGCCTGGACGACGCGACGCTGCTGGCCCTCAGCCGGCGGCACACGGCTGATGAGGCTCGCGCGGCCGTCGCGGCGGCCCGTGCGGCCGGCTTCGACAACCTCAGCCTGGACTTCATGCTCGGATTGGCGGGCATGACGGTCAACACATGGCTCGCGACCCTCGACGCGGCCCTGGAGCCGCGGCCGGAACACCTCTCCTGCTACGTCCTGACGGTTGACGAGCGGGTGCCGATGGGCCGCGACGTGGCGCGGGGCACGCTGCTGCTGCCGCCTGACGACGAGATCGCGGAGCAGTACCTTGCCACCGGCCGCCGATTGGCCGAGGCCGGCTTCGCCCAGTACGAGGTCTCCAACTGGTCGCTGCCGGGCCGCGAGAGTCGGCATAACCTGACCTACTGGCGTGATGAACCGTACATCGGCGTCGGGGCGGGGGCGGCTGGCTGGGTTGACGGCGTCCGGACCAAGAACACGCCCTCGCCGAAGCGGTATATGGCGTCGGTGGCAGCGGGCAACGTCGAGCACGTCGAGGACGAGCGGCCGGACACGCTGACGCAGCTTGGCGATGCGCTGGCGGTCGGGCTGCGGCTCCGCGAGGGGATCGACCTCGATGAGACGGGCCGGCGCCTCGGCGTGGACGTGCGCGCGGCGACGGCCCCAGTGCTCGACGAGCTGCTGGAGGCCAACTGCCTGGAGTGGATGCCGAACGGTCGCCTGCGCGTGCAGGAGGACAGCATCCTGGTGACCAGCGAGTTGCTGGTGCGGCTCGAAGGCTCGCTTGCCGGCTACCGTGCCCGGCAGGCCCGCCCTCGCGACGCCGACCCGCTAGTAGTCGCGCACCCGTAGCTTCGCGAACAGCTCGCGCATCGGGCCGTCCTGCCCGGCCGGCACGGCCTCGCCCAGCAGCCGCTCGGCGCGGTCGAACCGCTCGTGCACCATCTGCGTGACCCGCGCGTGCACGCCCATCTCGTCCATCCAGCCGACCAGTTGGTCGACCGTCGGCTCGTCTGGCGTCTCGGCGGCATGCAGGATCTGGAGCAGCTCAGCGCGCAGCGAGCCAGTGGCCGTCGCAACGAGCTGCACCATCGGCAGCGCCTTCTTGCGGCTGCGAACATCGTCGCGGGCCGGCTTGCCCGTGATCTTCGGATCGCCCCAGACGCCGAGCAGATCGTCCTGCAGCTGGAAGGCGATGCCCAGTTCGCGGATGCAGTCGCTGATCCGCTGGATCGCGTCGGACGGGGCGCCGGCGGCCCACGCGCCGAGGGCCGCCGAGCAGGAGAGCAGCGCCGCCGTCTTGCGGGAGATCATCGCCTCGTACTGGTCGTAGGTGACGTCGGCGGCGGACTCCATCGCGAGGTCGAGGTACTGGCCCTCGACCAGCCGCACACAGGTGCGATTCAGCAGCAGCACGCCGTCCGCGAGGCGCGGGTGCGTCGCCGTGCCTTCCACCAGGGCCACCTGGGCCAGCGCAAAGAGCGCGTCCCCGACATTGATGCCCTGGGCCGGCCCCCACAGCTTCCAGATGGTGTCACGGTTGTGGCGCTGGTCGCTGACGTCCTGAATGTCGTCGTGCACCAGCGAGAAGTTGTGAATCAGCTCGATGGCGACGGCCGGTCCGCGCGCATCCTCGGCTTCGCCACCGTACGCCTCGCAGGCCAGAATGGCGAGGATCGGGCGAATCCGCTTGCCGGTGCGGGCTGGCGGGCTGAGCGGCGAGCCGTCAGCGTTCACCCAGCCGTGGTGATACGCCATCATCTGGTAGAACCGATCGGCCGGGCCACCGGTCTGCTCGACGTAGGGGCGCATCCAGCCGTCGATCTGGCGAATCAGGTCGTCGAGTCGCGCATCAAGCGTAGACACGGGAGCGAGTATAGCAGCGCCATGTGCCAGCGAACCGATGGACCTCACCCCGCTGCGCTGTGCGTGCTGGACGTGTGCAAGCCGGTGGGTGGTGAGCACCTCTTTGGACGCGAGGCACTCATGTGTTGACGCCCGAATCCGCCCCGAGGATCGTCGTGCTGACCGGCCCGACCGGGACCGGCAAGACCGCGCTGGCCGTGCAGCTGGTCGAGCGGTTCGGCGGCGAGGTCGTGTCCATCGACTCGCGCCAGATCTACAAGTACCTCGACATCGGCACCGCCAAGCCGACGCCCGAGGAGCTGGCCCGCGCGCCGCATCACCTGATCGACTACGTGGATCCGGCCACGTCCTTCTCGGTGACCCAGTACCGCGAAGATGCCGACCGGGTGCTGCTGGAGTTTGCCGCGAAGGGCAAGATCGCGTGGGTGGTGGGCGGCTCGTGGCACTATATCCAGGCCGTCGTCGACCGGATCGAGCCGCCGCAGGTGCCGCCGAACCCGGAACTGCGCGCCGAGCTTGAACGGGAGGCCGCCGAGCACGGCCCGGAGGCGCTCTACGCCCACCTGCTGGCGCTCGACCCGGCCTCCGCTGCCAGCATCGAGCGGCGCAACGTGCGGCGGATGGTGCGGGCGCTGGAAGTGACGATCACGCTCGGCCGGCCGTTCTCGGAGGTCGGGCAGGTGCGGGGGACGCCGCTGCCGGCCGTCCGGCTGGTGCTCTCGATGCCCCGCCCGGAGATCTACCGTCGGGTCGATCTGCGCGTAGACGCGATGATCGCGGCCGGCTGGCTGGACGAGGCACGTAGCCTGCTGGCGCGCGGCTATGACGAGACGTTGCCATCGATCTCGTCGCATGGCTATCGCGAGATGGTGGCCGTCGCGAAGGGGCGGATGACCCTGGAAGAGGCGGCCCAGAAGACCAAATGGGCGATCCACGCCTACGTGCGCCGCCAGACGGGCTGGCTCAAGTCGCAGCCGGGCTACCACTGGCTGGAAGCTGGCCCGAGCGCCCTGGATGACGCCTCAGCCCTGGCCGAGCCGTTCCTGTCGGGCCGCTGACCGCCGGTCCCGGCGTCGCAGCAGCAGCGTCACCACTG
Encoded proteins:
- a CDS encoding polyprenyl synthetase family protein, with translation MSTLDARLDDLIRQIDGWMRPYVEQTGGPADRFYQMMAYHHGWVNADGSPLSPPARTGKRIRPILAILACEAYGGEAEDARGPAVAIELIHNFSLVHDDIQDVSDQRHNRDTIWKLWGPAQGINVGDALFALAQVALVEGTATHPRLADGVLLLNRTCVRLVEGQYLDLAMESAADVTYDQYEAMISRKTAALLSCSAALGAWAAGAPSDAIQRISDCIRELGIAFQLQDDLLGVWGDPKITGKPARDDVRSRKKALPMVQLVATATGSLRAELLQILHAAETPDEPTVDQLVGWMDEMGVHARVTQMVHERFDRAERLLGEAVPAGQDGPMRELFAKLRVRDY
- a CDS encoding 50S ribosomal protein L25 translates to MSNFELRAEPRSVVGKKVRFLRRQGVVPANVYGQSASTPVQVGAKDVEQTIRRAGRTHLVSLSVGSEKTTVLVKDWQRHPYKGELLHVDFVRVAMNQTMRIDVPVRLVGEAPAVKTLGGMALQSHATVNVECLPADLPEAIEVDITGLAEIDASIYVRDLTAPQGVTILTDGDDLVVKIMAPTVEVEEAAEAPVTAEIGEGAEAEGESE
- the miaA gene encoding tRNA (adenosine(37)-N6)-dimethylallyltransferase MiaA, whose translation is MLTPESAPRIVVLTGPTGTGKTALAVQLVERFGGEVVSIDSRQIYKYLDIGTAKPTPEELARAPHHLIDYVDPATSFSVTQYREDADRVLLEFAAKGKIAWVVGGSWHYIQAVVDRIEPPQVPPNPELRAELEREAAEHGPEALYAHLLALDPASAASIERRNVRRMVRALEVTITLGRPFSEVGQVRGTPLPAVRLVLSMPRPEIYRRVDLRVDAMIAAGWLDEARSLLARGYDETLPSISSHGYREMVAVAKGRMTLEEAAQKTKWAIHAYVRRQTGWLKSQPGYHWLEAGPSALDDASALAEPFLSGR
- a CDS encoding CvpA family protein, which translates into the protein MPLPANAATLVDLLVLIVVGVYVLEDVRFGFLHGLVELAGLLVALLAALLLYPAASGWLVEQFGLGYGLAKPLGFGLVWTVTGFVYGLTVRRVAASSVRDIGGSTAGRALGLVTGLMRGVLVGMLTLSIVSALPLPDPITDAVRDSQLGSRLAARAENVQRALGGVVGDAVQESIAILTVRPESSERVSLSFKVAEPRIDPDAEAQMLALLNRARAENGLEPVVLDPTIREVARGYSVTMFQQGYFAHVGTDGSSPFDRMRAGGVSFRAAGENLALAPTVQVAHDGLMNSPGHRANILNGRYKRIGIGVADGGMHGKMFTQNFAD
- a CDS encoding AAA family ATPase, whose amino-acid sequence is MVGLPCSGKTTLARQLEARYSALRLTPDEWHIRLFGHDYGDGMSESDEAEHDARHDAVEALMWDVAARVLVLGVDVILDFGCWVRSQREEFRSRARALGVDFELHFASASEDELLERLRSRNAAAPESTFSIPESNLMEWVRIFEPPSAEELDVSKDR
- the aspS gene encoding aspartate--tRNA ligase, which encodes MRRTHTCGQVSAADVGRRVLLQGWLHRSRDHGGLIFSDLRDRSGLVQLVFNPDRAAEAHALASECRAEYVLEVEGEVSRRPPGTENPSLATGEIEILADRLTVLNPSQPLPFSVADDSDVDEQVRLRYRYLDLRRPKMAQNLVLRHKVVKHIRDFLDAEGFLEVETPVLMKSTPEGARDYLVPSRLRPGEFYALPQSPQQLKQLLMVAGVDRYFQVARCFRDEDLRADRQPEFTQLDLEMSFVDQDDILDVIERLFTSLTASLTDFTVDKPFTRLTYRQAMDRYGDDKPDLRFGMEIVDLSDIARGSSFGVFRSAVEGGGVVRAIVAPGAAGFSRRQLSELEEMAKSFGAGGLAWAAFSADGVRSSFARNLGEGEIDAIRAAGKIGDGDLLLVVAGDYAMACNVLGRLRNELGARLGLIDESRMAYGFITEFPYFEADDNGGVTFVHHPFTMPWEEDIPFIESDPLRVRAKAYDLIANGFELASGSIRIHRQDIQQAVFRALGLNAEQIETRFGHMLRAFELGAPPHGGIAPGIDRLVMLLARERSIREVIAFPKNQSAADLMMGAPSPVEETQLRDLGLALRPQSGR
- the hemW gene encoding radical SAM family heme chaperone HemW — its product is MSQEPAPESQRLSPDASAGLYVHFPYCVSICNYCDFDRQATGFSAIPRYVLAVAQEIRAQRRRPVHSVFFGGGTPSLMMPEQCATILTAAAETFDLTPACEITLEANPGECTVERLSGFREVGVNRLSIGVQSLDDATLLALSRRHTADEARAAVAAARAAGFDNLSLDFMLGLAGMTVNTWLATLDAALEPRPEHLSCYVLTVDERVPMGRDVARGTLLLPPDDEIAEQYLATGRRLAEAGFAQYEVSNWSLPGRESRHNLTYWRDEPYIGVGAGAAGWVDGVRTKNTPSPKRYMASVAAGNVEHVEDERPDTLTQLGDALAVGLRLREGIDLDETGRRLGVDVRAATAPVLDELLEANCLEWMPNGRLRVQEDSILVTSELLVRLEGSLAGYRARQARPRDADPLVVAHP